Proteins from a genomic interval of Luteibacter pinisoli:
- the hemP gene encoding hemin uptake protein HemP produces the protein MNDTARRDTVVPLRAAMAAPARRVESKNLLDGSRELVIEHQGAEYHLRLTRNDKLILTK, from the coding sequence ATGAACGACACCGCTCGCCGCGACACGGTCGTTCCCCTGCGCGCCGCCATGGCGGCCCCCGCGCGCCGCGTTGAAAGCAAGAACCTCCTCGACGGTTCGCGCGAGCTCGTCATCGAGCACCAGGGCGCCGAGTACCACCTGCGCCTGACCCGCAACGACAAGCTCATCCTCACCAAGTAA
- a CDS encoding chemotaxis protein CheB — protein MVEHEPAVALLFDDASLSAHLRDALVAHGARIVYESDLRAFAPAELVGSSADVVVVDLDDPSDGDLDRLYETVEGGHPRLVFNDADASRNLAGWDRARWARHLAAKLVGTSPLDPPRPDDARVIEPRLAALASEPAPAEETLDEPITDELSITGVHGYADTPMPAADTDADPVTEADTVDELAFSTTLVDFDDEGQGAAPEDLAAELEAVLAESGAANLQGSDGIDDLPSMPLELTDLASLDLSGFEVVDDEPLPTAQVESEFDASQFSLAPVDENIPTPPPLEITSRATEYAPPPAPEWDLIDHDTIVAEATPRDNAADFGIETISAVEYLAHDVVDDGSVAIESGLKLELVSLEEAIAPDTTGKFSHEMILGTATRAVRRVVALAGTADSEDAIRLFLAAMPGRLPATILVAAHHSGDTAAFVQRLGRGRVAADGVPASHGDVLVVPRGAHVQIRRDGSVAVRDDGSAVTSSGPSIDGILSTLAGGFGADALAIVFAGRGNDAVAGAQAVYDGGGRVWVQSVPPEDEAGHMVTGVREERVAGYAGDVAALAKKLNEEFP, from the coding sequence ATGGTTGAACACGAGCCGGCCGTCGCGCTGCTCTTTGACGACGCGAGCCTGTCGGCCCACCTGCGCGACGCCCTTGTCGCGCACGGTGCGCGGATCGTCTACGAGTCGGACCTGAGGGCGTTCGCTCCCGCGGAACTCGTCGGCTCTTCTGCCGACGTGGTGGTGGTGGACCTCGACGACCCGAGCGATGGCGACCTGGACCGCCTCTACGAAACCGTGGAGGGCGGCCATCCGCGCCTGGTGTTCAACGACGCCGACGCCAGCCGTAACCTGGCAGGCTGGGATCGCGCCCGCTGGGCCCGCCACCTGGCCGCCAAGCTGGTGGGCACCTCGCCGCTCGATCCGCCGCGTCCCGACGATGCGCGCGTGATCGAACCGCGGCTGGCTGCGCTGGCCAGCGAGCCGGCACCCGCCGAAGAAACGCTGGACGAGCCGATCACCGACGAGCTGTCGATCACCGGCGTGCATGGTTATGCCGACACGCCGATGCCGGCCGCCGATACGGACGCTGATCCGGTAACCGAGGCGGACACGGTCGACGAGCTGGCCTTCTCGACCACCCTCGTCGATTTTGACGACGAAGGGCAGGGCGCGGCTCCTGAAGACCTGGCCGCCGAACTCGAAGCCGTGCTGGCTGAATCCGGCGCCGCCAACCTGCAGGGCAGCGATGGCATCGACGACCTGCCGTCCATGCCGCTCGAACTGACCGACCTGGCCTCGCTCGATCTCTCCGGGTTCGAAGTGGTCGATGACGAACCGCTGCCCACCGCCCAGGTGGAAAGCGAATTCGACGCCAGCCAGTTCAGCCTCGCGCCCGTTGACGAAAACATCCCCACCCCGCCGCCGCTCGAGATCACCTCGCGCGCGACGGAGTACGCGCCGCCGCCGGCGCCCGAATGGGACCTGATCGACCACGACACCATCGTGGCCGAGGCGACGCCGCGTGATAACGCCGCTGACTTCGGCATCGAGACCATCAGCGCGGTGGAATACCTTGCGCACGACGTGGTGGACGACGGCAGCGTCGCGATCGAGTCGGGCCTCAAGCTGGAACTTGTTTCCCTGGAAGAGGCCATTGCGCCCGATACCACGGGCAAGTTCAGCCACGAAATGATCCTGGGCACCGCCACCCGCGCGGTGCGCCGCGTGGTGGCGCTGGCCGGCACGGCCGACAGCGAAGACGCCATCCGCCTGTTCCTGGCCGCCATGCCGGGCCGCTTGCCCGCCACGATCCTGGTTGCCGCCCACCATAGCGGCGACACCGCGGCGTTCGTCCAGCGCCTTGGCCGTGGCCGCGTGGCCGCTGACGGTGTACCGGCGAGCCATGGCGACGTGCTCGTCGTACCGCGTGGCGCCCACGTACAGATTCGTCGCGACGGCAGCGTGGCCGTGCGTGACGACGGCAGCGCCGTGACCTCGTCGGGTCCGTCCATCGACGGCATCCTCAGCACCCTCGCCGGTGGCTTTGGCGCCGACGCGCTGGCCATCGTCTTCGCTGGCCGCGGCAACGATGCCGTGGCAGGCGCGCAGGCCGTGTATGACGGCGGTGGCCGCGTCTGGGTGCAGTCGGTCCCGCCCGAGGACGAAGCCGGGCATATGGTCACCGGCGTCCGCGAAGAACGCGTCGCAGGCTATGCGGGCGACGTCGCCGCGCTGGCGAAGAAATTGAACGAGGAATTCCCATGA
- a CDS encoding chemotaxis protein CheW, whose product MSEPLPREIRCVLIPSGGIRLLLPNASVAEVITLAGVEPIADAPEWLAGRIEWRGWQIPLVSFDHVAKLAEDTAPQAARVAVLKAIGNRTDMPYIAVLTHGFPRLTTLNAELLLPTHDGNELPFGVRARVLVRDDTAVIPDLEGIEAALVGMAEAA is encoded by the coding sequence ATGAGCGAGCCGTTACCGCGCGAAATCCGCTGCGTCCTGATTCCCAGCGGCGGTATCCGCCTCCTGCTGCCCAACGCCTCGGTCGCTGAAGTGATTACCCTGGCCGGCGTCGAGCCGATCGCCGACGCCCCTGAATGGCTTGCCGGCCGCATCGAGTGGCGTGGCTGGCAGATTCCGCTGGTGAGCTTTGACCACGTGGCGAAGCTGGCCGAGGACACCGCACCGCAGGCCGCGCGCGTGGCCGTGCTCAAGGCCATCGGCAACCGCACCGACATGCCTTACATCGCCGTGCTCACCCACGGCTTCCCGCGCCTGACCACGCTCAACGCGGAGCTCCTGCTGCCCACGCACGACGGCAACGAGCTGCCGTTCGGCGTCCGCGCCCGGGTGCTGGTGCGCGACGATACGGCCGTGATTCCGGACCTGGAGGGCATCGAAGCCGCCCTCGTCGGCATGGCCGAAGCCGCCTGA
- a CDS encoding methyl-accepting chemotaxis protein, with protein MSTTTGGAGREGGYTMVIVFLLLSIGLASVDFWLLNSKNGEDREAIALTTQVQVLSQQTAKYALEASDGNRDSFRELSATRNTIDSAVQRLVAGDDKTGMPAYAQQAGGTGRAIAALANAWHQLDADIGKILSNKELVLSSGERADLFGKQMPLLNARTDEVLNIVQQKNASVEQTFTLARWMLMSDRMIRRVQEILQGGDAAQSAADGLSRDAQLYGSVLKGLVEGNPDGGVRAISDANAHKILLEMQTSWGDLVDPVGQLVTASPNLQDVKRAGNQASLDSQTVLLRANESADQIAKLPLTRLFPNVWAGLLGAIATVAFALVLVFSLVRDQRRRLETTSELNQRNQTAIMRLLDEMGTLAEGDLTIKATVTEDITGAIADAMNSAVDEMRNLVTTINETAVRVSAAAQETQATAMHLADAAEQQAQQITSATSAINQIATSMDTVSKDSAESADVAQRSVQIASHGAEVVRETIQGMDSIRDQIQETSKRIKRLGESSQEIGSIVELINDIAEQTNILALNAAIQAASAGEAGRGFAVVADEVQRLAERSASATKRIETLVQAIQSDTNEAVSSMEQTTAEVVAGARLAEDAGTALGDIERVSNDLSALIQNISAAARQQSAAATDTSATMNVIQEITSQTSLGASQTAESIGNLAQLANDLRLSVANFKLPG; from the coding sequence ATGAGCACGACTACAGGGGGCGCAGGCCGTGAAGGTGGCTACACGATGGTTATCGTGTTCCTGCTGCTATCCATTGGCCTGGCGTCGGTCGACTTCTGGCTGCTGAACAGCAAGAACGGCGAAGACCGCGAAGCGATCGCACTGACGACGCAGGTACAGGTGCTTTCGCAGCAGACGGCGAAGTACGCGCTTGAAGCCTCGGACGGCAACCGCGATTCCTTCCGCGAGCTGTCGGCCACGCGCAACACCATCGATTCGGCGGTGCAGCGCCTGGTGGCCGGTGACGACAAGACCGGCATGCCGGCCTACGCGCAGCAGGCAGGCGGCACCGGCCGCGCCATCGCCGCGCTGGCCAACGCCTGGCACCAGCTCGACGCGGACATCGGCAAGATCCTGTCGAACAAGGAACTCGTGCTCTCCTCCGGTGAGCGCGCCGACCTCTTCGGCAAGCAGATGCCGCTGCTGAACGCCCGCACGGACGAAGTGCTCAACATCGTCCAGCAGAAAAACGCCTCGGTGGAGCAGACCTTCACCCTCGCGCGCTGGATGCTCATGTCTGACCGCATGATCCGCCGCGTGCAGGAGATCCTGCAGGGTGGTGACGCCGCCCAGTCCGCCGCCGACGGCCTCTCCCGCGACGCCCAGCTGTACGGCTCGGTGCTGAAGGGTCTGGTGGAAGGCAACCCGGATGGTGGTGTCCGCGCCATCTCCGATGCCAACGCGCACAAGATCCTGCTCGAAATGCAGACCTCGTGGGGCGACCTCGTGGATCCCGTGGGCCAGCTGGTCACCGCCTCGCCGAACCTGCAGGACGTGAAGCGCGCCGGTAACCAGGCGTCGCTGGATTCGCAGACCGTGCTGCTGCGCGCGAACGAGTCCGCCGACCAGATCGCCAAGCTACCGCTGACCCGCCTGTTCCCGAACGTGTGGGCCGGCCTGCTCGGCGCCATCGCCACGGTGGCTTTCGCCCTGGTCCTCGTCTTCAGCCTGGTCCGCGACCAGCGCCGCCGCCTGGAAACCACCAGCGAACTGAACCAGCGTAACCAGACCGCGATTATGCGGTTGCTGGACGAAATGGGTACGCTGGCCGAAGGCGACCTGACCATCAAGGCCACGGTGACCGAAGACATCACGGGGGCCATCGCGGACGCGATGAACTCCGCGGTGGACGAGATGCGCAACCTCGTCACCACGATTAACGAGACCGCCGTGCGCGTCTCCGCCGCGGCACAGGAAACCCAGGCCACCGCCATGCACCTGGCCGACGCGGCCGAGCAGCAGGCGCAGCAGATCACCTCCGCGACCTCCGCGATTAACCAGATCGCGACCTCGATGGATACCGTGTCGAAGGACTCGGCCGAATCCGCCGACGTGGCGCAGCGCTCGGTGCAGATCGCATCGCACGGTGCGGAAGTGGTGCGCGAAACCATCCAGGGCATGGACTCCATCCGTGACCAGATCCAGGAAACCTCCAAGCGCATCAAACGCCTGGGTGAGTCCTCGCAGGAAATCGGTTCCATCGTGGAACTGATTAACGACATTGCCGAACAGACCAACATCCTCGCGTTGAACGCGGCCATCCAGGCGGCCTCCGCCGGTGAAGCCGGCCGCGGTTTCGCGGTGGTGGCGGACGAAGTGCAGCGCCTCGCAGAACGTTCCGCCAGCGCGACCAAGCGAATCGAAACGCTGGTGCAGGCGATTCAGTCCGATACCAACGAAGCGGTGAGCTCGATGGAACAGACCACCGCGGAAGTGGTGGCCGGTGCCCGCCTGGCCGAAGACGCCGGTACGGCACTGGGTGACATCGAACGCGTGTCGAACGATCTGTCGGCGCTGATTCAGAACATCTCGGCCGCAGCCCGCCAGCAGTCCGCTGCAGCAACGGATACCTCGGCCACGATGAACGTCATCCAGGAGATCACTTCGCAGACGTCGCTCGGCGCGAGCCAGACGGCCGAGTCGATCGGTAACCTGGCCCAGCTCGCGAACGACCTGCGCCTGTCCGTCGCGAACTTCAAGCTGCCGGGCTGA
- a CDS encoding Hpt domain-containing protein, with protein MRLQDHTDFTTLHWVKAELDDALSKARQALESYVEDSRDAYVMHTCAADLHQVHGTLRMVELYGAAMVVGEMEQLVAALISDRVANRDEAYAALMRGMMQMPDYLERLQSGHRDVPIVLLPLLNDLRASRGEQSLDESALFTPNLDTPLPQGAPGAADPAAAEAQRGELPELRARFQQQLLAWFRGQGSDRQLLGMRATLDSIATRCYTIAGRRLWWIAAGVLEGLERGVLRSHEKEVRQLIGRVDRSIRELVDGGEEAMLTGDSDELARKLLYYVAQAKPGSERIDELREAYRLEGLLPRASEVEHARGSMSGHNRALLDTVSAAIKEDLLRVKESLDLFLRRPDGDPGQLGAQADVLDRVGDTLGMLALGVPRRVVGEQRRILGEIAAGTRAPDEESLLDVAGALLYVEASLDDHIERLGAEGETPISESGPSPLPRSEARHILTALMREATANTSKVKDAIVAFVESQWEHEQLAGTPELMAEIGGAMRMLGAPRPGELADGIGLFIHRELLGDRRVPNGAQMDRLADAVAALEYYLEAAREHRGGLDHILDVTQQSLAELGYWPVPVDESNEALGAEALGDIEAEAVEHIAVPSSSVDADETVSFADSFDLVDEPPTDEELAAPVANVAAPAPIHPSEDWVEIEEEIEQEVGGDSGVSEFAGFQITVDGIDDEIREIFLEETQEEIDNLRASVAQWLADPERSESLTPIRRSFHTLKGSGRLVGARLLGEFAWKVENMLNRVLDGSIAPHEGVQALVRHAVDALPQLKSALEGDTHVTAPLAAIMETADRLAMGDMAFVEEVARNATQKVRTKVKRRVLRDTIAAVPTAAFASYGQAAPAEPTPVPAEEPVYVAPPLPPVDAVLLDILRTEVAQYLNIIRANLARAGDGELPVDDGLLRAVHTLHGAIGMVDIPVLIQVLAPLEGLIKRVRASGVPLRPLGVDALTDAADLVDHVMDLFDTEDPRVPDVSALAAQIIALRDEQPEATVAHILYEPDPLPLDDEPAVHAEPVVDELPVVEPVAETPVAETPTVESLSELDEAELEAFINEEAHFDEEVREAEAHLAADAASEAAHDHEHAHDSLVHDAAVQASLEAELEAMLDGELAELEAAAPVHAETPAAEPVVAPPADDYEEALADEAAAPEIEHTPMAFTESEPLESDLVESEPVASEPAQVEAAHVESALPPIELADSEHDLTAELLASLEGFTVEPAKIDVQPIAQYDVNEEAAWRTLVSEAEAEGAPAVADEAPADVEAELPQPMSHDGDVLHTDDGILAEEPVADLVAFEAEEETEAEDEVEAEAPVVIEDQAHEPVAEPVHTPVEDVAPALVPELSPYADIDPDLLEVFVEEGREILDQADASLAAWRADPQQGEHVAALQRDLHTLKGSARMAGLPPVGDFAHAMEAVLDAVAGGQRDSDSAAIEAMENGFDRLHRMILAIAKHQPISLSEADIEPFARLAGAPIAPDTLTAESYREEREAATQPEAYAPPAPQPEPIPVLDRALPDLLPEMEEEELQRASQEQIRVRADMLDTLVNHAGEVSIYRSRLEQQTASFRSALTEHEQTVSRLRSQLRMLEIETETQIIARYHQEHRDTAGTFDPLELDRFSQLQQYSRALAESVSDLVSLQTMLDDLTRQTETLLLQQQKVNAELQEGLMQTRMLPFDAMVPNLRRTLRQAASDVGKRAQLVVEGANGEMDRNMLDRIKAPFEHMLRNAVAHGIEAPGTREAAGKNPEGTVRIQVAREATEVVVRLSDDGAGMDRDAIREKAIERGLLRPDARVSDDQIYQLTQVPGFSTAEKVTQVAGRGVGMDVVANEIKQLGGTLGIESQRGQGTTFVMRLPFTLAVTQALIVRIGETNFAIPMTSVHGVAKVEPNELAHRMADTDAQFEYAGEDYAIHDLPQLLGVHVIASPDEGDIPLLLARSGDLRAAIRVDAVLGSREIVVKPVGPQVSSVPGILGATIMGDGSVLMILDLAPLVRHGVARTAFEAEAAIPQAPRKQDEVRVKPLVMVVDDSITMRKVTGRVLERHEFEVMTAKDGVDALEKLNERVPDLMLLDIEMPRMDGYELATAMKADERLAGVPIIMITSRTGDKHRQRAFDIGVDRYIGKPYQENDLVAQINGVLGVTHG; from the coding sequence GTGAGACTTCAAGACCATACTGATTTCACCACGCTGCACTGGGTCAAGGCGGAGCTCGACGACGCCCTGTCCAAGGCACGCCAGGCGCTTGAGTCGTACGTCGAGGATTCCCGCGACGCCTACGTCATGCACACCTGCGCCGCGGACCTGCACCAGGTGCACGGCACGCTGCGCATGGTGGAGCTCTACGGCGCCGCCATGGTGGTGGGCGAGATGGAGCAACTGGTCGCGGCGCTGATCAGCGACCGCGTGGCCAACCGCGACGAAGCCTATGCGGCGCTGATGCGCGGCATGATGCAGATGCCCGATTACCTCGAGCGCCTGCAGAGCGGCCACCGCGATGTACCCATCGTGCTGTTGCCGCTGCTCAACGACCTGCGCGCCAGCCGTGGCGAGCAGTCGCTGGACGAGTCCGCGCTGTTCACCCCCAACCTGGACACCCCGCTGCCGCAGGGCGCCCCGGGCGCTGCCGATCCGGCGGCTGCCGAGGCCCAGCGTGGCGAACTGCCCGAACTGCGCGCCCGTTTCCAGCAACAGCTCCTGGCATGGTTCCGCGGGCAGGGTAGCGATCGCCAGCTGCTCGGCATGCGCGCCACGCTCGATAGCATTGCCACCCGTTGCTACACCATCGCCGGCCGTCGCCTGTGGTGGATTGCGGCCGGCGTCCTCGAAGGCCTGGAACGCGGCGTGCTGCGTTCGCATGAAAAGGAAGTGCGCCAGCTGATCGGCCGCGTCGACCGTTCCATCCGCGAACTGGTGGACGGCGGCGAAGAGGCGATGCTCACCGGTGATTCGGACGAGCTCGCCCGCAAGCTTCTGTATTACGTGGCCCAGGCCAAGCCGGGTAGCGAGCGCATCGACGAGCTGCGCGAGGCCTATCGCCTCGAGGGCCTCCTGCCGCGCGCCTCGGAAGTCGAACATGCCCGTGGCTCCATGTCGGGCCACAACCGCGCGCTCCTCGATACGGTCTCGGCCGCCATCAAGGAAGACCTGCTGCGCGTGAAGGAATCGCTCGACCTGTTCCTGCGTCGCCCCGATGGCGACCCGGGCCAGCTCGGGGCCCAGGCCGACGTGCTCGACCGCGTCGGTGACACCCTCGGCATGCTGGCGCTGGGCGTCCCGCGCCGCGTCGTTGGCGAACAGCGCCGGATCCTCGGCGAGATCGCCGCGGGCACGCGTGCACCGGACGAAGAATCCCTGCTGGACGTGGCCGGCGCGCTGCTCTACGTGGAAGCGTCCCTGGACGACCACATCGAGCGCCTCGGTGCCGAAGGCGAAACGCCGATCTCCGAAAGCGGCCCCTCGCCGCTGCCGCGTAGCGAAGCACGCCATATCCTGACCGCGCTGATGCGCGAAGCCACCGCGAACACCTCGAAGGTGAAGGACGCGATCGTCGCCTTCGTCGAGTCGCAGTGGGAACACGAACAGCTGGCGGGCACGCCGGAACTGATGGCCGAGATCGGCGGTGCCATGCGCATGCTGGGCGCGCCGCGCCCGGGCGAGCTGGCCGACGGCATTGGCCTGTTCATCCACCGTGAACTGCTCGGCGACCGCCGCGTGCCGAACGGCGCGCAGATGGACCGCCTGGCCGACGCCGTGGCCGCACTCGAGTACTACCTCGAGGCGGCGCGCGAGCACCGCGGTGGCCTGGACCACATCCTTGATGTCACCCAGCAGAGCCTGGCCGAACTCGGCTACTGGCCCGTGCCGGTGGACGAAAGCAACGAGGCGCTGGGTGCGGAAGCGCTCGGCGACATCGAAGCCGAGGCCGTCGAACACATCGCCGTGCCGTCGAGCAGCGTGGATGCGGATGAAACCGTCTCCTTCGCCGACAGCTTCGACCTCGTCGACGAACCGCCCACCGACGAGGAACTCGCCGCGCCGGTCGCGAACGTCGCCGCTCCGGCGCCGATCCATCCCAGCGAAGACTGGGTCGAGATCGAGGAAGAGATCGAACAGGAAGTCGGCGGTGATTCCGGCGTCTCCGAGTTCGCCGGCTTCCAGATCACCGTGGACGGCATCGACGACGAGATCCGCGAGATCTTCCTGGAAGAGACCCAGGAAGAGATCGACAACCTCCGCGCCTCCGTGGCGCAGTGGCTGGCGGATCCGGAGCGCAGCGAGTCGCTTACCCCGATCCGTCGCTCCTTCCACACCTTGAAGGGCTCCGGCCGCCTGGTCGGCGCGCGCCTCCTGGGCGAGTTCGCCTGGAAGGTGGAAAACATGCTCAACCGCGTGCTGGACGGCTCGATCGCCCCGCACGAAGGCGTGCAGGCGCTCGTCCGCCACGCCGTGGATGCCCTGCCGCAGCTCAAGTCCGCGCTGGAAGGCGATACCCATGTGACGGCGCCGCTTGCCGCGATCATGGAAACCGCCGACCGCCTGGCGATGGGCGACATGGCGTTCGTCGAAGAAGTGGCACGCAACGCGACGCAGAAGGTACGCACGAAGGTGAAGCGTCGCGTCTTGCGCGACACCATCGCCGCCGTGCCGACCGCCGCGTTCGCCAGCTACGGCCAGGCCGCGCCGGCCGAGCCGACGCCGGTGCCGGCCGAGGAGCCGGTGTACGTGGCGCCGCCGCTGCCGCCGGTGGATGCCGTGCTGCTCGACATCCTGCGCACCGAAGTGGCGCAGTACCTCAACATCATCCGCGCCAACCTGGCCCGCGCCGGCGACGGCGAGCTGCCGGTGGACGATGGCCTGCTGCGTGCCGTGCATACCCTGCACGGCGCCATCGGCATGGTCGACATCCCGGTGCTGATCCAGGTGCTGGCACCGCTGGAAGGCCTGATCAAGCGCGTGCGCGCCTCCGGCGTGCCGTTGCGTCCGCTGGGCGTCGATGCACTCACGGATGCGGCCGACCTCGTCGACCACGTCATGGACCTCTTCGACACTGAAGATCCGCGCGTGCCCGATGTGTCCGCGCTTGCCGCGCAGATCATCGCCCTGCGCGACGAACAGCCGGAAGCCACGGTCGCACACATCCTGTACGAGCCGGATCCGCTGCCGCTGGACGACGAGCCGGCGGTTCACGCCGAGCCCGTCGTGGACGAGCTGCCGGTGGTTGAACCGGTGGCCGAGACGCCCGTGGCCGAGACCCCAACCGTCGAGTCGCTTTCGGAACTCGACGAAGCCGAACTCGAAGCGTTCATCAACGAAGAAGCCCACTTCGACGAAGAAGTGCGCGAAGCCGAGGCCCACCTGGCGGCAGATGCGGCCAGCGAAGCCGCGCACGACCACGAGCATGCCCACGACAGCCTCGTCCACGACGCGGCGGTACAGGCATCGCTCGAGGCCGAACTGGAAGCCATGCTGGACGGCGAACTCGCCGAGCTCGAGGCCGCCGCACCGGTGCACGCGGAAACGCCGGCCGCCGAGCCGGTGGTGGCCCCGCCGGCCGACGACTACGAGGAAGCCCTGGCCGACGAGGCCGCGGCGCCGGAGATCGAGCACACGCCGATGGCGTTCACCGAAAGCGAGCCTCTCGAAAGCGATCTCGTCGAGAGCGAGCCCGTCGCTAGCGAGCCCGCCCAGGTTGAAGCCGCGCACGTCGAGTCCGCGCTGCCGCCGATCGAACTGGCCGACAGCGAACACGACCTGACGGCCGAACTGCTGGCCTCGCTGGAAGGGTTCACCGTCGAGCCGGCGAAGATCGACGTCCAGCCGATCGCGCAGTACGACGTCAACGAAGAAGCCGCCTGGCGCACCCTCGTCAGCGAAGCCGAGGCGGAAGGCGCGCCTGCCGTCGCCGACGAAGCCCCGGCAGACGTCGAAGCCGAGCTCCCGCAGCCGATGTCCCACGATGGCGACGTCCTGCACACCGACGACGGCATCCTCGCCGAAGAGCCGGTGGCCGACCTCGTTGCCTTCGAGGCGGAAGAGGAAACGGAAGCCGAAGACGAAGTCGAAGCCGAAGCCCCGGTCGTCATCGAAGACCAGGCGCACGAGCCCGTCGCCGAGCCGGTGCACACCCCGGTGGAAGACGTCGCCCCGGCCCTCGTGCCGGAGCTCTCGCCGTACGCCGACATCGACCCCGACCTGCTCGAAGTCTTCGTCGAAGAAGGCCGCGAGATCCTCGACCAGGCCGATGCCTCGCTGGCCGCATGGCGCGCCGACCCGCAGCAGGGTGAGCACGTCGCCGCCCTCCAGCGCGACCTGCATACCCTCAAGGGCAGTGCACGCATGGCCGGCCTGCCGCCGGTGGGCGATTTCGCCCATGCGATGGAAGCCGTGCTCGACGCCGTGGCCGGCGGCCAGCGCGACAGCGACAGCGCCGCGATCGAAGCGATGGAGAACGGTTTCGACCGACTGCATCGCATGATCCTGGCCATCGCCAAGCACCAGCCGATCAGCCTCAGCGAAGCCGACATCGAGCCGTTCGCCCGCCTCGCGGGTGCACCGATCGCGCCGGACACGCTGACGGCCGAGAGCTACCGCGAAGAGCGCGAAGCTGCGACCCAGCCGGAGGCCTATGCGCCGCCGGCACCGCAGCCCGAGCCGATCCCGGTCCTCGACCGCGCCTTGCCCGACCTGCTCCCGGAAATGGAGGAGGAAGAGCTCCAGCGCGCCTCGCAGGAACAGATCCGTGTCCGCGCAGACATGCTCGACACGCTGGTCAACCACGCCGGCGAAGTGTCGATCTACCGTTCGCGCCTGGAACAGCAGACCGCCAGCTTCCGTTCGGCGCTGACCGAACACGAACAGACGGTGAGCCGCCTGCGCAGCCAGCTGCGCATGCTGGAAATCGAAACCGAAACGCAGATCATCGCGCGTTACCACCAGGAGCATCGCGACACCGCGGGCACGTTCGATCCGCTCGAACTCGACCGCTTCTCGCAGCTCCAGCAGTACTCGCGTGCGCTGGCCGAGTCGGTCTCGGATCTTGTCTCCCTGCAGACCATGCTGGACGACCTGACCCGCCAGACCGAAACGCTGCTGCTCCAGCAGCAGAAGGTCAACGCGGAGCTGCAGGAAGGCCTCATGCAGACGCGCATGTTGCCGTTCGATGCGATGGTGCCGAACCTTCGCCGCACGCTGCGCCAGGCCGCCTCCGACGTGGGCAAGCGCGCCCAGCTGGTGGTGGAGGGTGCCAACGGCGAAATGGACCGCAACATGCTCGACCGCATCAAGGCGCCGTTCGAGCACATGCTGCGCAACGCGGTGGCCCACGGTATCGAAGCGCCGGGCACCCGCGAAGCCGCCGGCAAGAACCCGGAAGGCACGGTGCGCATCCAGGTGGCTCGCGAAGCCACCGAAGTGGTGGTGCGCCTCTCCGACGACGGTGCCGGCATGGACCGCGACGCCATCCGCGAGAAGGCGATCGAGCGCGGCCTGCTGCGCCCCGATGCCCGTGTCTCCGACGACCAGATCTACCAGCTCACCCAGGTACCGGGCTTCTCCACCGCGGAGAAGGTCACCCAGGTGGCCGGCCGTGGCGTCGGCATGGACGTGGTCGCCAACGAGATCAAGCAGCTCGGCGGCACGCTGGGCATTGAATCGCAGCGCGGCCAGGGCACCACCTTCGTGATGCGCCTGCCGTTCACGCTGGCCGTCACCCAGGCGCTGATCGTCCGTATCGGTGAAACCAACTTCGCCATCCCGATGACGTCGGTGCACGGCGTGGCCAAGGTCGAGCCCAACGAACTGGCCCATCGCATGGCCGACACCGACGCGCAGTTTGAGTACGCCGGTGAGGACTACGCGATCCACGACCTCCCGCAGCTGCTCGGCGTGCATGTCATCGCCTCGCCGGACGAAGGGGATATCCCGCTGCTGCTGGCCCGTTCGGGCGACCTGCGTGCCGCCATCCGCGTGGATGCGGTGCTGGGCTCGCGCGAAATCGTGGTCAAGCCGGTCGGCCCGCAGGTCAGCTCGGTGCCGGGTATCCTCGGCGCGACGATCATGGGCGACGGTTCCGTGCTGATGATTCTCGACCTCGCGCCGCTGGTCCGCCACGGCGTCGCCCGCACCGCGTTCGAAGCCGAAGCGGCGATCCCGCAGGCCCCGCGCAAGCAGGACGAAGTGCGCGTGAAGCCGCTGGTGATGGTGGTCGACGATTCGATCACCATGCGCAAGGTGACTGGCCGCGTGCTGGAACGCCACGAGTTCGAAGTGATGACGGCGAAGGACGGCGTGGACGCCCTCGAGAAGCTCAACGAGCGCGTGCCCGACCTGATGCTGCTCGATATCGAGATGCCGCGCATGGACGGCTACGAGCTCGCCACGGCCATGAAGGCCGACGAGCGACTGGCAGGCGTGCCGATCATCATGATCACCTCGCGTACCGGCGATAAGCATCGCCAGCGCGCCTTCGACATCGGCGTGGACCGCTATATCGGCAAGCCGTACCAGGAAAACGACCTGGTCGCGCAGATCAACGGTGTGCTCGGAGTAACCCATGGTTGA